From Deltaproteobacteria bacterium CG11_big_fil_rev_8_21_14_0_20_42_23, the proteins below share one genomic window:
- the coxB gene encoding cytochrome c oxidase subunit II: MIGTINLPQASSMAGNVDALYSFIFIISLISFALIVGALVYFSYKYSRKKCNSETTAYIHGNTALEVGMSAVLFVIVMVIFAWGWIDYKKIRLVPANALEVNVIGQQWLWNLEYKNGRKLTNELVVPKDVPVKLVMGSKDVLHSFYVPAFRLKQDLVPGQFTYISFTAIELGEFPIFCAEFCGTAHYGMIGKVKVVEKAAYEKWQNVWELEQRLGINEAEASEKTTTQLSPVEHGKELFTKQGCTACHSTGTNKLVGPGLAGLFGKETTLTDGKKLTVDENYIRRSLMEPNAELVEGFAPLMPTFKGQLSDEEVNHLIAYLKSLQ; encoded by the coding sequence ATGATTGGAACTATAAACCTTCCTCAAGCTTCATCAATGGCGGGAAACGTTGATGCACTTTATTCTTTTATTTTCATTATTTCACTTATTAGCTTCGCTCTTATTGTTGGCGCGTTGGTTTACTTTTCCTACAAGTACAGCAGAAAAAAATGCAACTCCGAAACGACCGCTTACATTCATGGAAACACAGCGCTTGAAGTAGGAATGAGTGCCGTTTTGTTCGTCATCGTTATGGTGATTTTTGCATGGGGTTGGATCGATTACAAAAAAATACGACTCGTTCCCGCAAATGCGCTTGAAGTCAATGTTATCGGACAGCAATGGTTGTGGAACCTCGAATATAAAAACGGAAGAAAACTTACCAACGAACTTGTTGTTCCAAAAGATGTTCCCGTCAAATTAGTCATGGGTTCCAAAGATGTGTTGCACAGCTTTTATGTGCCTGCATTTCGTTTGAAGCAAGATCTTGTTCCTGGTCAATTCACCTATATTTCTTTCACCGCAATTGAACTTGGTGAGTTTCCCATCTTCTGCGCGGAATTCTGCGGTACAGCTCACTATGGCATGATTGGAAAAGTGAAAGTGGTAGAAAAAGCAGCCTACGAAAAATGGCAAAACGTTTGGGAACTTGAGCAACGCTTAGGCATCAACGAAGCCGAAGCTTCAGAAAAAACAACTACGCAACTTTCACCAGTTGAACACGGAAAAGAACTCTTTACCAAACAAGGCTGCACCGCTTGTCACTCTACAGGCACCAACAAACTTGTTGGCCCTGGTTTAGCTGGCCTCTTTGGAAAAGAAACAACGCTTACAGATGGAAAAAAATTAACCGTAGACGAAAACTACATTAGAAGATCGCTTATGGAACCAAATGCTGAACTGGTAGAGGGCTTTGCTCCTCTTATGCCTACGTTTAAAGGACAATTGAGTGATGAAGAAGTCAATCATCTGATTGCATATTTGAAAAGCCTTCAATAA
- the ctaD gene encoding cytochrome c oxidase subunit I has protein sequence MSHSHGAGENYLIAKRGIMSWLITVDHKRIGLMYLITTAIFFLVGGLLALSVRLELMLPGQTIMEPDTYNKAFTLHGAIMIFLFIIPAIPAALGNFFLPLMLGAKDVAFPKLNLASYYIFIFGALLAIFAIFDGGVDTGWTFYTPYSIKTAGSVVLTALGVFVMGFSSILTGLNFIVTIHKLRAPGMGFFKMPLFVWATYSTAIIQVLATPVIGITVLLLAMERILGIGFFDPTLGGDPVLFEHFFWFYSHPAVYIMILPAMGIISEVITVFSRKHIFGYKAIAFSSLAIAAISFLVWGHHMFVSGQSDLANFLFSLLTMLVAIPTAIKVVNWTATLYKGSIDFKTPMLYALAFIFLFTIGGLTGLFLAALSVDVHLHDTYFVVAHFHYVMMGGTVMGFLAGVHYWWPKITGKMYHEKSGQIACSLIFLGFNITFISQFILGSRGMPRRYYDYSAEYAPLNMVSTFGSWLIGMGFLLATIYLIHSWFRGKAASANPWNAKTLEWMTSSPPPEHNFAETPHVTEGPYEYGVKA, from the coding sequence ATGAGTCACAGTCACGGCGCTGGAGAGAACTATCTTATTGCAAAACGAGGCATCATGTCCTGGCTGATCACCGTCGATCACAAACGCATTGGACTTATGTACCTCATCACTACAGCCATCTTTTTTCTTGTTGGTGGGCTCTTAGCGCTTTCGGTTAGGCTGGAACTTATGCTTCCAGGCCAAACCATCATGGAACCCGATACCTATAACAAGGCGTTTACACTTCATGGCGCCATCATGATTTTTCTGTTTATCATCCCTGCTATTCCAGCAGCACTTGGAAACTTTTTTCTTCCGCTTATGCTGGGCGCAAAAGACGTGGCGTTTCCCAAGCTAAACCTTGCAAGCTACTACATTTTTATTTTTGGTGCACTGCTTGCCATCTTCGCCATCTTTGACGGCGGCGTTGACACAGGCTGGACATTTTACACGCCCTACAGCATCAAAACCGCTGGCAGTGTGGTTTTGACAGCACTTGGTGTTTTTGTCATGGGCTTCTCTTCTATTCTCACCGGACTTAATTTTATCGTCACCATTCACAAACTAAGAGCTCCGGGCATGGGCTTTTTCAAAATGCCGCTTTTTGTTTGGGCAACGTATTCAACAGCTATCATCCAAGTCTTGGCAACTCCTGTTATTGGAATCACCGTTTTGCTTTTGGCAATGGAACGCATTTTAGGCATCGGATTTTTTGATCCCACACTTGGTGGCGATCCTGTTCTCTTCGAACACTTTTTTTGGTTCTACTCTCATCCAGCAGTGTACATTATGATTTTGCCTGCCATGGGAATTATCAGCGAAGTCATCACAGTTTTTTCGCGCAAACATATTTTTGGATACAAGGCCATCGCCTTCTCAAGCTTGGCTATTGCGGCTATTAGCTTTTTGGTGTGGGGACATCACATGTTTGTAAGTGGTCAATCCGACTTGGCCAATTTTCTTTTCTCTTTGCTCACCATGCTGGTTGCTATTCCCACTGCCATTAAAGTGGTGAACTGGACGGCGACGCTTTACAAAGGTTCCATCGATTTCAAAACACCAATGCTTTATGCCCTCGCTTTTATTTTTCTCTTCACCATTGGTGGATTAACAGGGCTTTTCCTGGCAGCGCTTTCTGTGGATGTCCATCTTCACGACACCTACTTTGTGGTTGCTCACTTTCACTACGTGATGATGGGCGGAACGGTTATGGGTTTTCTTGCCGGCGTTCATTACTGGTGGCCAAAAATTACAGGAAAAATGTACCACGAAAAAAGCGGGCAAATCGCTTGTTCACTCATTTTCCTTGGCTTCAACATTACTTTTATCAGCCAGTTTATTCTGGGCAGCAGAGGAATGCCGCGTCGCTACTATGATTATTCGGCAGAATACGCACCGCTGAATATGGTTTCAACTTTTGGTTCTTGGCTCATTGGCATGGGCTTCTTGCTGGCCACTATTTATTTGATTCACTCATGGTTTAGAGGCAAGGCAGCTTCTGCAAATCCTTGGAATGCAAAAACCTTGGAGTGGATGACGTCATCTCCGCCGCCAGAGCACAACTTTGCTGAAACTCCTCATGTCACCGAAGGGCCTTATGAGTACGGAGTAAAAGCTTAA